ATGCAGTACTCGCTGCGGTGCTGTTAGCCTGCCGTTACAAGAAGCTTCGCCAGTGGTGGCGGTAGTTTCACGATATGTGCAGTGCGTTGCAAAACACGGACGATCCGATTTTCTTTACATGTTAACGGTTGATTATCTTCCCTGATAAGACCAGTATTTAGCTGCCAATTGCTACGAAATAGTTATAATGTGCGACTTTGCTATCCCCGGTAGCGTTTTTAGAGCGTTGAAAGGGTGACATTCGCATGTTGAAGGTATATTTTGTCTTTTACCCGAAAATGGCAGAAGATAGCCGCACAATGACTAACAAGTCTGGCAATCTCACTTAATGGCAACCGCACCCAGTGCAACGCCTGAGATGCGTGGCATCTTGTCACTCACTGTTATAAAAATGCTATACAGACGGCGGTAAAACGCTTGTCACAATCTCACTAAACAAAGAGTACGGAACCCACTCATGGATATTCGTAAGATTAAAAAACTGATCGAGCTGGTTGAAGAATCAGGCATCTCCGAACTGGAAATTTCTGAAGGCGAAGAGTCTGTACGCATCAGCCGTGCGGCGCCAGCTGCAAGTTTTCCAATGATGCAACAGGCTTATGCTGCACCAGTGATGCAGCAGCCAGCTCTGTCTAACGCTGTCGCACAAACTGCCTCTCCAAGTATGGAAGCTCCGGCAGCAGCGGAAATCAGTGGTCACATCGTACGCTCCCCAATGGTTGGTACGTTCTACCGCACCCCGAGCCCGGATGCGAAAGCGTTCATCGAAATCGGTCAGAAAGTGAATGCGGGCGATACCCTGTGCATCGTTGAAGCCATGAAAATGATGAACCAGATCGAAGCTGATAAATCCGGCGTAGTGAAAGCGATTCTGGTAGAAAGCGGTCAACCGGTAGAATTTGACGAGCCGCTGGTCGTCATCGAATAACGAGGCGAACATGTTGGATAAAATTGTTATCGCCAACCGCGGTGAGATTGCCCTGCGTATTCTTCGTGCCTGTAAAGAACTGGGCATCAAGACTGTCGCGGT
The Citrobacter arsenatis DNA segment above includes these coding regions:
- the accB gene encoding acetyl-CoA carboxylase biotin carboxyl carrier protein, translated to MDIRKIKKLIELVEESGISELEISEGEESVRISRAAPAASFPMMQQAYAAPVMQQPALSNAVAQTASPSMEAPAAAEISGHIVRSPMVGTFYRTPSPDAKAFIEIGQKVNAGDTLCIVEAMKMMNQIEADKSGVVKAILVESGQPVEFDEPLVVIE